Proteins from a single region of Duncaniella freteri:
- a CDS encoding DUF6046 domain-containing protein, producing MSLIPQPSLGGKKLPVSIDLAAMSWGQHMAKKLIRFKELGGSPERDGITVHEIGQPITDPEYWEGRWVLCPLRLERENGVGLTFADAVAAASREHRIISTALTGRDGTVKEYINAGDWAVNIVLGLQCVEGGEIADKWPTNEVREVRKLLEANEALRVHSEFLDALNIGRLVIRSYSLSQMTEANYQVVEISAVSDEDYEIFSTDYEQPKK from the coding sequence AAAAATTACCTGTCAGCATAGATCTTGCAGCTATGAGCTGGGGGCAGCACATGGCTAAAAAACTTATACGCTTCAAGGAACTGGGCGGAAGTCCTGAGCGTGACGGCATAACCGTGCACGAGATTGGGCAGCCTATCACCGACCCGGAATATTGGGAGGGGCGCTGGGTACTCTGCCCCCTCAGACTGGAGCGAGAAAACGGCGTGGGGCTGACATTTGCCGATGCAGTGGCAGCAGCCAGCCGAGAACATAGGATTATAAGCACGGCTCTGACCGGTAGAGACGGCACGGTGAAAGAGTATATAAACGCCGGCGATTGGGCGGTTAATATCGTGCTGGGCTTGCAATGTGTCGAGGGTGGAGAGATAGCCGATAAATGGCCGACCAATGAGGTGCGGGAAGTTCGCAAGCTGTTGGAAGCAAATGAGGCTCTGAGAGTTCACAGCGAATTTTTAGACGCTTTGAATATCGGGCGGCTTGTGATTAGAAGTTATTCCCTCAGCCAAATGACAGAAGCCAATTATCAGGTAGTTGAAATCAGCGCGGTCAGCGATGAAGATTACGAGATATTCAGCACCGATTATGAGCAACCGAAAAAATAA